One stretch of Paraburkholderia fungorum DNA includes these proteins:
- a CDS encoding cysteine dioxygenase produces MFEACAHFPEPSDSTFFARSMRIALAQAAADPALLTPHQREGSVENYRRHLLAADPHGRYAIAALVWQPQQASPVHGHHTWCGYAVLDGTLSETVFEWNGAQHCASATRTQARKRGAVSFVRGGRGGIHQLGNRSDTPAVSLHIYGVPGAQIATHVNDVVQAANSTVLV; encoded by the coding sequence ATGTTCGAAGCCTGCGCGCATTTTCCCGAGCCGTCGGACTCGACCTTCTTCGCGCGCAGCATGCGCATTGCGCTGGCCCAGGCAGCCGCCGATCCGGCATTGCTCACGCCGCATCAACGTGAAGGTTCAGTGGAGAACTACCGGCGTCATCTGCTCGCCGCCGATCCACACGGGCGCTATGCGATCGCCGCACTGGTCTGGCAGCCGCAGCAGGCAAGCCCGGTTCACGGACATCACACGTGGTGCGGGTACGCGGTGCTGGACGGCACGCTAAGCGAGACGGTATTCGAATGGAACGGCGCGCAGCATTGCGCCAGCGCGACGCGCACGCAGGCGCGCAAACGCGGAGCGGTGTCGTTCGTGCGTGGCGGCCGGGGTGGTATTCATCAGTTGGGGAATCGCTCTGATACGCCTGCTGTTTCGCTGCATATTTACGGTGTGCCGGGTGCTCAAATCGCGACGCATGTGAACGATGTGGTTCAAGCAGCTAACTCGACGGTGCTTGTCTGA
- a CDS encoding Lrp/AsnC family transcriptional regulator, which yields MGMDIIDRKLLELLQEDATMPIAELAQRVNLSQTPCWKRLQRLKEAGVIRAQVALCDARKLGVGTTVFVAVRTNQHTEDWARTFTLAVQAIPEVVEVYRMSGETDYLLRVVVSDIDDYDRVYKQLIAAVPLYDVSSSFAMEQIKYSTALPVRPSAVT from the coding sequence ATGGGAATGGATATCATCGACCGGAAGCTGCTCGAATTGTTGCAGGAAGACGCGACCATGCCGATCGCCGAATTGGCGCAGCGGGTGAATCTGTCGCAGACACCTTGCTGGAAGCGGCTCCAGCGGCTTAAAGAGGCCGGCGTGATTCGCGCGCAAGTGGCGCTTTGCGATGCGCGCAAACTCGGCGTGGGAACGACGGTATTCGTCGCGGTGCGGACCAATCAGCATACCGAGGACTGGGCCAGGACTTTTACGCTGGCGGTGCAGGCGATTCCCGAGGTGGTGGAGGTGTACCGGATGAGCGGCGAAACGGATTACCTGCTGCGCGTCGTGGTATCCGACATCGACGATTACGACCGCGTGTACAAGCAGTTGATTGCCGCCGTGCCGCTGTATGACGTTAGCTCGAGTTTTGCGATGGAACAGATCAAGTATTCGACGGCGTTGCCGGTGCGGCCATCGGCGGTGACTTAG
- a CDS encoding FUSC family protein, protein MRYSVEIRKFLYSQYFYGGLRIAVGVSLPALLCLIVFHDRELGFTIATGALGACVVDMPGPLKYKHNEMLACTVIGFLSALATGLATVNPVALWCTVVPLTFVLSLIVVYGNRWPQISFATLFMMIMTLEEHFTPVQALVNASWILLGGLWYTYWSTFVSRWMMHRIEQQALAESVFACADYLLARAAFYDLDNDLDECYRNLVDKQIAAVERQDAARDIVLRNLPKLKRGKLEPRRAMLFNLFINTVDLHELFVGAHTDYPLVRNTFGGSDLLVFYRDLIRKAAEDLEEIGLAVLQNHAPRKSVNVKAELRAIEFEIELMRKQDLPAKSPEAYAAVSSNFRRIWSATRLIDKMRKSLSSDPSPTETELRIDKALSRFVSSRRVPFGQIFSNLTMASPSFRHALRVTIAVAVGFWLGRLLPLTNAYWIVMTTVIILKPGYSLTKQRNGQRIVGTLIGCAASIALIILVKNPHIVMVVMFASMVMSYSLLLFNYAASVVFTSSYVLLLFHLLAPGSMRIIGERAIDTVVGCAIAIAASHLFPYWEYRLMGKLVNTMISATRQYLEASWWWSGKPAAAVVATVTEAGARAPAAAMTDPVAEFTRPAMVNTGGVSSAGGANVVANAGASTNADATSTAVADVKPLADLKPIADAESSAGTTTVSNVTARPVAGASAAAAAAATALDRDYRYRLARKNVHVAFANLGQAFQRMMLEPKSAQRFVPELNGLLVRSHVLASQITAAAPLLRTSAQQQQQVESVSLQPLQRALSAVRDNLTEAEAGTAAPADQAEQIKLLSRELDAMVVETEKSPDYSADAVHDMKLLAHQCKQMLAAAALIRKDASVIRLPAG, encoded by the coding sequence ATGCGCTATTCGGTTGAAATAAGAAAATTCCTTTACAGCCAGTACTTTTATGGCGGCCTGCGCATCGCGGTTGGTGTGTCGTTACCGGCGCTCTTGTGCCTGATCGTGTTTCATGACCGCGAACTCGGTTTCACGATCGCCACCGGCGCACTCGGCGCGTGCGTGGTCGACATGCCGGGGCCGCTCAAGTACAAGCACAACGAAATGCTGGCGTGCACCGTGATCGGTTTCCTGTCGGCGCTCGCCACGGGGCTCGCCACCGTCAATCCGGTCGCACTGTGGTGTACGGTTGTGCCGCTCACGTTCGTGCTCTCGCTGATCGTCGTCTACGGCAACCGCTGGCCGCAGATCAGCTTCGCCACGCTGTTCATGATGATCATGACGCTGGAGGAACACTTCACGCCGGTCCAGGCGCTCGTCAACGCATCGTGGATTCTGCTGGGCGGCCTCTGGTACACATACTGGTCGACCTTCGTCAGCCGCTGGATGATGCATCGTATCGAACAGCAGGCGCTCGCCGAGAGCGTATTCGCGTGTGCCGACTACCTGCTCGCGCGCGCCGCGTTCTACGATCTCGACAACGACCTGGACGAGTGCTATCGCAACCTGGTCGACAAGCAGATCGCGGCCGTGGAGCGCCAGGACGCCGCGCGCGACATCGTGTTGCGCAATCTGCCCAAGCTCAAGCGCGGCAAGCTCGAACCGCGCCGTGCGATGCTGTTCAATCTGTTCATCAACACCGTTGATCTGCACGAACTGTTTGTCGGTGCGCACACCGATTACCCGCTCGTGCGCAACACGTTCGGCGGCTCCGATCTGCTGGTGTTCTACCGCGACCTGATTCGCAAGGCCGCTGAAGACCTCGAAGAAATCGGGCTCGCGGTTTTGCAGAATCATGCGCCGCGTAAAAGCGTGAACGTCAAGGCTGAATTGCGCGCGATCGAATTCGAAATCGAACTGATGCGCAAGCAGGACCTGCCCGCGAAAAGCCCCGAGGCTTATGCAGCGGTGTCGTCGAATTTCAGACGCATCTGGAGCGCGACGCGTCTGATCGACAAGATGCGCAAGAGCCTGTCGAGCGACCCGAGCCCGACCGAAACCGAGCTGCGTATCGACAAGGCGCTAAGCCGCTTCGTGTCTAGCAGGCGCGTGCCTTTCGGCCAGATTTTTTCGAATCTCACGATGGCGTCGCCGAGCTTTCGCCATGCGTTGCGGGTGACGATCGCGGTCGCCGTCGGTTTCTGGCTCGGCCGTCTGTTGCCGCTGACGAACGCGTACTGGATCGTGATGACGACCGTCATCATCTTGAAGCCCGGTTATTCGCTGACCAAACAGCGCAATGGGCAGCGGATAGTCGGCACACTGATCGGCTGCGCGGCGAGTATTGCGCTGATCATCCTCGTGAAGAATCCGCACATCGTGATGGTGGTGATGTTCGCGTCGATGGTGATGAGCTACAGCCTGCTGCTGTTCAACTACGCGGCGAGCGTGGTGTTCACGTCATCGTATGTGCTGTTGCTGTTCCATCTGCTCGCGCCGGGCAGCATGCGCATCATCGGCGAACGCGCGATCGATACGGTGGTGGGCTGCGCAATCGCGATTGCCGCAAGCCATCTGTTCCCGTATTGGGAGTACCGGCTGATGGGCAAGCTGGTCAACACGATGATCAGCGCGACCCGGCAGTATCTGGAGGCGAGCTGGTGGTGGAGCGGCAAGCCGGCCGCCGCGGTGGTCGCGACCGTGACCGAAGCCGGTGCGCGTGCCCCGGCTGCGGCGATGACCGATCCGGTCGCGGAATTCACAAGGCCGGCAATGGTTAATACCGGTGGGGTTTCAAGCGCGGGGGGTGCAAACGTGGTTGCAAACGCAGGTGCGAGCACGAATGCCGACGCTACGTCCACCGCTGTCGCCGATGTCAAGCCGCTGGCCGACCTCAAACCAATCGCAGACGCCGAGTCCAGCGCGGGCACCACCACGGTCAGCAATGTGACTGCGCGACCGGTCGCCGGTGCATCCGCTGCTGCCGCCGCAGCGGCGACGGCGCTCGACCGCGATTACCGCTACCGCCTCGCGCGCAAGAACGTTCACGTGGCGTTCGCCAATCTTGGCCAGGCGTTTCAACGGATGATGCTCGAGCCGAAGTCCGCCCAGCGATTCGTGCCGGAATTGAACGGCCTGCTCGTGCGCAGCCACGTACTCGCATCGCAGATCACGGCGGCTGCGCCGTTGCTGCGCACCTCCGCACAGCAGCAACAGCAGGTCGAAAGCGTCTCTTTGCAGCCGCTGCAACGCGCGCTGAGCGCCGTCCGCGACAATCTCACCGAAGCTGAAGCCGGCACCGCAGCGCCCGCCGATCAAGCCGAGCAGATCAAGCTGCTAAGCCGCGAACTCGATGCGATGGTGGTCGAAACGGAAAAGTCGCCGGACTATTCGGCCGATGCCGTGCATGACATGAAATTGCTCGCCCATCAGTGCAAGCAGATGCTGGCTGCGGCGGCGCTGATTCGCAAGGATGCGAGCGTGATCCGCCTGCCGGCGGGGTGA
- the recC gene encoding exodeoxyribonuclease V subunit gamma codes for MLQLFYSNRYETLVGALLDDLGEAPSDPWAAQPVIVPSAAVRRRLELDIATRQGICANVNFGYLAQWLWAQIGGVIKNVPAHSPFAPDRLVWRCYRLLGDADETLPWNASPRLRTYLDAADASMRYELARRVATVLDHYLTYRPEWLQQWQKGGSIFASGALDDTGPRLTGASDAAREDERWQAALWRSVLAEVAGDAQTPAAALPPAYRFLEEIGTLDLEAISNAQWPEAVSVFALPTMPPLHVALLRALSRWVDVRLYVMNPCREFWFDVVSEGRVQALDAAGQLDYQEVGHPLLAEWGRQTQAQLHMLHELTESAASGETGDFTENPEPSWLAAVQNGILELRAETDTDELPIERGIEVHVCHSLSRQLEVLHDRLLGWFDEFDDLQPSDVLVAVSDLAAAGPLIDAVFGTTPPGDTRRIPYRITGLPPSQANPVARLLLDWLALPDRSVGAPDLIEWLRVDAIAVRYGIDASSLEAAQEWLAAAGARRGLAPVEPTGEHVPIARHTFADALTRLYLGYAMPDGGEPVDAWLPVEGADGSDAELLGRLSRFVDDIDSFAADCAVERTPAAWSQLLLETLGQSFDGGVEFADSLAAVRDAISKMSDAMQAGAQDVLLPAAVVRGALTEALDDPARGGVPWGSVTFSSLTSLRGLPFRIVCLLGMDDGVLPSLARADEFDLMAAFGKAGDRQRRDDERNLFLDLLLAARERLFIAYTGRSIRDNAPLPPAALVDELLDHLAQVSAGEDASPAEVDEARHDFIVDHPLQAFASDYFSSQGELFTYNADRAELATLLAAPQHADVAPFFDQPLPPEDDSPVAFDEFVRFWRHPARALLRDRLGIVLSDAQGELLDTEPFDLDYSGRDALADRLLPVLLDADTEDEVMFDRVRRVAAASPELPGGATGAVWRARELGALHRLATSVRREVASGVERLPFVLDIAPRWPDGTDLAGALFGPHDAMLRDAAKAPLQLHGTLNLLTGTGQVIFRYAKPTARDYLSAWLAHLVYCAARPDGPRRTVWHGSGESFELAPVAAPLDELAPLAALFRAGRRLPLRFFPKSAWTRVSESESASQGVWINDRVRGESDDPALRIALRGTPLTLDEPFGSLASIVFKPLIQHLRSAS; via the coding sequence ATGCTCCAGCTCTTCTATTCAAACCGCTACGAAACCCTTGTCGGCGCGCTTCTCGACGACCTCGGCGAAGCGCCGTCCGATCCCTGGGCCGCGCAGCCCGTGATCGTTCCGAGCGCGGCGGTGCGTCGTCGGCTGGAACTCGATATCGCCACGCGCCAGGGCATTTGCGCGAATGTCAATTTTGGTTATCTCGCGCAATGGCTGTGGGCTCAGATCGGCGGGGTGATAAAAAACGTGCCGGCGCATTCGCCGTTCGCACCGGACCGGCTCGTGTGGCGCTGCTACCGCCTGCTGGGCGACGCGGACGAAACGCTGCCGTGGAACGCTTCGCCGCGTCTGCGAACCTATCTGGATGCAGCCGACGCGTCGATGCGTTACGAACTCGCGCGGCGTGTGGCGACGGTGCTCGACCACTATCTGACTTATCGGCCGGAGTGGTTGCAGCAATGGCAGAAGGGCGGTTCGATCTTCGCAAGCGGCGCGCTGGACGACACCGGCCCGCGTCTCACCGGCGCGAGCGATGCCGCCCGGGAAGACGAGCGCTGGCAAGCGGCGCTGTGGCGCTCGGTCCTCGCCGAAGTCGCGGGCGACGCGCAAACGCCTGCCGCCGCCTTGCCCCCCGCGTATCGCTTCCTGGAGGAAATCGGCACGCTTGATCTGGAGGCGATTTCCAACGCACAGTGGCCTGAGGCAGTTAGCGTATTCGCGCTGCCGACCATGCCGCCGTTGCACGTCGCGTTGCTGCGCGCGTTATCGCGTTGGGTCGACGTGCGGCTCTACGTGATGAACCCGTGCCGCGAGTTCTGGTTCGACGTGGTCAGCGAAGGACGCGTGCAGGCGCTCGATGCCGCCGGGCAACTCGACTACCAGGAAGTCGGGCATCCGCTGCTAGCCGAGTGGGGTCGTCAGACGCAGGCGCAGTTGCACATGCTGCACGAACTGACTGAAAGCGCGGCCTCGGGCGAGACCGGCGACTTCACCGAAAACCCGGAACCTAGCTGGCTTGCCGCCGTGCAGAACGGCATTCTCGAACTGCGCGCGGAAACCGATACGGACGAGTTGCCGATCGAGCGCGGCATCGAGGTTCATGTCTGTCACAGCCTGTCGCGGCAGCTCGAAGTGCTGCACGACCGGCTGCTTGGCTGGTTCGACGAATTCGACGATCTGCAGCCGTCGGACGTGCTGGTCGCCGTATCCGATCTCGCCGCAGCAGGCCCGTTGATCGATGCCGTTTTCGGCACTACGCCGCCTGGCGACACGCGCCGCATTCCGTACCGGATCACTGGTTTGCCGCCGTCGCAGGCGAATCCGGTGGCGCGTTTGCTGCTGGATTGGCTGGCGCTGCCCGACCGCAGTGTGGGCGCGCCCGATCTGATCGAATGGCTGCGCGTCGACGCGATTGCCGTGCGCTACGGCATCGATGCCAGTTCGCTCGAAGCCGCGCAGGAATGGCTCGCGGCAGCCGGTGCGCGGCGCGGTCTCGCGCCTGTCGAACCGACCGGCGAACACGTGCCGATTGCCCGTCACACTTTCGCGGATGCACTCACGCGTCTCTATCTCGGCTACGCGATGCCCGACGGCGGCGAGCCGGTCGACGCGTGGCTGCCGGTCGAAGGCGCCGACGGCTCCGACGCCGAGTTGCTCGGCCGCCTGTCGCGTTTCGTCGACGACATCGACAGCTTCGCAGCCGATTGTGCGGTCGAGCGAACTCCCGCCGCATGGTCGCAACTGCTGCTCGAAACGCTCGGGCAATCGTTCGACGGCGGCGTCGAGTTCGCCGATTCGCTTGCGGCCGTGCGCGACGCGATCAGCAAGATGAGCGATGCGATGCAGGCGGGCGCGCAGGACGTGCTGCTGCCGGCTGCAGTCGTGCGCGGCGCGCTGACCGAAGCGCTCGACGACCCGGCTCGCGGTGGCGTCCCTTGGGGCAGCGTGACTTTTTCATCGTTGACCAGTTTGCGCGGTTTGCCATTCAGGATCGTCTGTCTGCTGGGCATGGACGACGGCGTGCTGCCGAGTCTCGCGCGCGCCGACGAATTCGACCTGATGGCCGCGTTCGGCAAAGCGGGCGACCGGCAGCGCCGCGACGACGAGCGCAATCTGTTCCTCGATCTGCTGCTGGCCGCGCGCGAACGGCTTTTCATCGCGTACACAGGACGCAGCATTCGCGACAACGCGCCGTTGCCGCCAGCCGCGCTGGTCGATGAACTGCTCGATCATCTGGCGCAAGTGTCGGCGGGCGAAGATGCGAGTCCTGCTGAGGTCGACGAGGCGCGGCACGACTTCATCGTCGATCACCCGTTGCAGGCGTTTGCGTCGGACTATTTTTCATCGCAAGGCGAGTTGTTCACCTACAACGCCGATCGCGCAGAACTCGCGACGCTGCTGGCCGCGCCACAGCACGCGGACGTCGCACCATTCTTCGATCAGCCATTGCCCCCGGAAGACGATTCACCGGTTGCGTTCGACGAATTCGTGCGCTTCTGGCGTCATCCGGCGCGCGCGTTGTTGCGGGATCGGCTGGGCATCGTGTTGTCGGACGCGCAAGGCGAATTGCTCGACACGGAGCCGTTCGATCTCGATTACAGCGGTCGCGATGCGTTGGCGGATCGTCTGCTGCCCGTGCTGCTCGATGCCGATACCGAAGACGAGGTCATGTTCGATCGTGTGCGCCGGGTTGCCGCGGCGAGTCCCGAATTGCCCGGCGGCGCGACCGGTGCCGTTTGGCGCGCGAGAGAGTTGGGGGCGTTGCACCGGCTGGCAACGAGCGTGCGCCGTGAAGTGGCGTCAGGCGTCGAGCGATTGCCGTTCGTGCTCGATATCGCGCCGCGCTGGCCCGATGGTACGGATCTCGCAGGCGCGCTGTTTGGTCCGCACGACGCCATGCTTCGTGACGCGGCAAAAGCACCGCTGCAACTGCATGGCACCTTGAATCTGCTGACCGGAACAGGGCAAGTGATTTTCCGTTACGCCAAACCCACCGCGCGCGATTACCTGTCCGCGTGGCTTGCGCATCTGGTTTATTGCGCGGCCCGGCCCGATGGTCCGCGCCGTACCGTGTGGCATGGCAGCGGCGAGAGTTTCGAACTCGCGCCAGTCGCCGCGCCGCTCGACGAACTCGCGCCGCTTGCGGCGTTGTTCAGGGCGGGGCGCAGGTTGCCGCTGCGCTTTTTTCCAAAGAGCGCGTGGACGCGGGTCAGCGAAAGCGAATCGGCGTCGCAAGGTGTGTGGATCAACGACCGCGTGCGCGGCGAGTCGGATGATCCTGCATTGCGCATCGCATTGCGCGGCACGCCGCTCACGCTCGACGAGCCGTTCGGCAGTCTTGCGTCGATCGTGTTCAAGCCGTTGATCCAGCATCTGCGGAGCGCATCATGA
- the recB gene encoding exodeoxyribonuclease V subunit beta yields the protein MSGAAHNYALVAEELDVFACSLDGVNQIEASAGTGKTWNICALYVRLLLEKNLNADQILVVTFTKAATAELHERIRGRLAELHRAIEMDDDGGDPFIQRLFETTLSPERGIERDDALKVVRRALRTFDQAAIHTIHAFCQRALQEAPFAAAMPFAFEMEADDAALRFEMAADFWREQVEPVAYAHPAFAAWLVAKRAGPASLDEQLARRLKKPLALLRWGTLDASGSDADPQAGFDAACALWQAERDAIVGLLAQAQERLSKTTHKPDHVSAAIAAWTDYFAQGDCHAPPPKAALKLTVSALKKATKVKFEPPEHPFFEHAEALAAAVVSAEAAQRARWLELVQSWLGYAPAELVARKRTRRVVSFDDLLSNLYRALAAHPWLADALRARYPAALIDEFQDTDPLQFAIFSRIFAPAGPLFLVGDPKQAIYSFRAADLHTYLAARAAASACYTLAVNQRSTAPIVEACNRLFEANPQAFVLDGLDYQPVRAGERRRAPFADPDASGGDFRIWTLPQGDAALTKREAQREASEACAAEIVRLLRGAREGTVTIGDKPLAPGNIAVLVQTHKQGSLIKRVLAAWGVGSVELAQASVFATLDAEQIERVLAAVDTPGDLRRLRAALATDWLGLDAAALWRLEQVADAPTSADDPAHAADAMGWVERFSRYRTLWHERGFAVMWRTLMRELRVAQRLVAGVDGERRLTNVNHLAELVQARAATQPGIAPTLRWLAAQRDQGGGEDAQLRLESDRNLVQIVTVHKSKGLEYAVVFCPFLNDGALREPPSSGLPDAREYHDESGDAVLHYGCDDDEAERASRYASREQAAERARLVYVALTRAVYRCYLVAGTYLSSKSTKESRRSVLNWLVGGSGHVFDDWLTDPPDEASLAARWQALAGGPVTLQALPAVARRTPLESLEDHGAHMQARANRRMLRDQWRMASFSGLIAAGSKAEELHAPAEDVRPDHDEIADSIAVVPVPVPQAPSYAEDDILGFPRGAAAGDCLHRMFELAQFNNPGTWPKAIEGALRERPAPATPELGARLPAMMHNLLADVVSTELMPGMTLARLDPRRRMNEMEFLFAAPSLGFPALRELLIEHGYPDVALEPGVLRGFVKGFIDMIVEHDGRFWIVDWKSNHLGDTAADYAAAPLEAAMASHAYHLQALLYTVALHRYLKTRVRDYSYDTHIGGYLYLFVRGVRPDWRDAGEAAGVHRRRPAFELVALLDAAMIGGVA from the coding sequence ATGAGCGGCGCCGCACACAATTACGCGCTGGTCGCCGAAGAACTCGACGTCTTTGCGTGTTCGCTCGACGGCGTCAACCAGATCGAAGCGTCGGCCGGAACCGGCAAGACCTGGAACATTTGCGCGTTGTACGTGCGATTGCTGCTCGAAAAGAATCTGAACGCCGATCAGATCCTCGTCGTCACGTTCACGAAAGCGGCGACTGCCGAGTTGCACGAGCGTATTCGCGGACGCCTCGCGGAACTGCATCGCGCAATCGAGATGGATGACGATGGCGGTGATCCGTTCATTCAGCGCCTCTTTGAAACGACGTTGTCGCCGGAGCGCGGTATTGAACGTGACGACGCGCTGAAAGTGGTGCGCCGCGCGTTGCGTACTTTCGACCAGGCCGCGATTCACACGATTCACGCCTTCTGTCAGCGCGCGTTGCAGGAAGCGCCGTTTGCCGCCGCCATGCCGTTCGCGTTCGAGATGGAAGCCGACGACGCCGCATTGCGTTTCGAAATGGCCGCCGATTTCTGGCGTGAACAGGTCGAACCGGTTGCCTATGCGCACCCTGCGTTCGCCGCGTGGCTGGTGGCCAAACGCGCCGGTCCCGCTTCACTCGACGAGCAACTCGCGCGGCGTCTGAAAAAGCCGTTGGCATTGTTGCGCTGGGGCACGCTCGACGCGAGCGGCAGCGACGCCGATCCGCAAGCCGGTTTCGACGCCGCATGCGCGCTATGGCAAGCCGAACGCGACGCAATTGTGGGCCTGCTCGCGCAGGCGCAGGAGCGCTTGAGCAAGACCACGCACAAGCCCGATCACGTGAGCGCGGCCATCGCCGCATGGACCGACTATTTCGCGCAGGGCGATTGCCATGCGCCGCCGCCGAAGGCCGCGCTGAAATTGACGGTGTCCGCGTTGAAGAAGGCGACCAAGGTCAAGTTCGAACCGCCCGAGCATCCGTTCTTCGAACACGCCGAAGCGCTGGCGGCCGCCGTGGTGTCGGCCGAGGCCGCGCAACGCGCGCGCTGGCTCGAACTGGTGCAAAGCTGGCTTGGCTATGCACCCGCCGAGCTGGTCGCACGCAAGCGCACGCGCCGGGTCGTCTCGTTCGACGATCTGCTGTCCAACCTGTATCGCGCGTTGGCTGCCCATCCGTGGCTCGCCGATGCGTTGCGCGCACGTTATCCGGCCGCGCTGATCGACGAGTTTCAGGATACCGATCCGCTGCAGTTCGCCATTTTCAGCCGCATTTTCGCGCCGGCTGGACCGCTGTTCCTGGTCGGCGATCCGAAGCAGGCCATCTACAGCTTTCGCGCGGCTGATTTGCATACCTATCTGGCTGCGCGTGCGGCGGCTTCGGCGTGCTACACGCTGGCCGTCAATCAGCGCTCTACCGCACCGATCGTCGAAGCCTGCAACCGGTTGTTCGAGGCCAATCCGCAAGCATTCGTGCTCGACGGCCTCGACTACCAGCCAGTGCGCGCAGGAGAGCGGCGCAGGGCGCCGTTTGCCGATCCCGACGCAAGCGGCGGCGATTTCCGTATCTGGACCTTGCCGCAAGGCGACGCCGCGTTGACCAAACGCGAAGCCCAGCGCGAAGCGAGCGAAGCGTGTGCCGCCGAGATCGTGCGGTTGCTGCGCGGTGCCCGCGAAGGCACGGTGACGATCGGCGACAAACCGCTCGCGCCGGGCAACATCGCCGTGCTGGTGCAAACGCATAAGCAGGGCAGTCTGATCAAGCGCGTGCTGGCCGCGTGGGGTGTCGGCAGTGTGGAGCTGGCGCAGGCGTCGGTGTTTGCGACGCTCGACGCCGAGCAGATCGAGCGTGTACTTGCCGCCGTCGATACGCCCGGCGATCTGCGTCGTCTGCGTGCGGCGCTCGCCACCGACTGGCTCGGTCTCGACGCCGCCGCGCTATGGCGTCTGGAGCAGGTCGCCGACGCGCCAACATCGGCCGACGACCCCGCGCACGCGGCGGACGCGATGGGCTGGGTCGAACGTTTCTCACGCTACCGCACGCTGTGGCACGAGCGTGGTTTCGCGGTGATGTGGCGCACGCTGATGCGCGAACTGCGGGTGGCGCAACGGCTCGTTGCGGGCGTGGACGGCGAGCGCCGTCTGACGAACGTGAACCATCTGGCCGAACTCGTGCAAGCGCGTGCCGCCACGCAACCCGGCATCGCGCCGACCCTGCGCTGGCTCGCCGCGCAACGCGACCAGGGCGGCGGTGAAGACGCGCAATTGCGGCTCGAATCGGATCGCAATCTCGTGCAGATCGTCACGGTTCACAAATCGAAGGGGCTCGAGTACGCGGTGGTGTTCTGTCCGTTTCTGAACGACGGCGCGTTGCGCGAGCCGCCGTCGTCCGGCTTGCCCGATGCTCGCGAGTATCACGACGAGTCCGGCGACGCGGTGCTTCACTACGGTTGCGACGACGATGAGGCAGAGCGCGCGTCGCGTTACGCATCGCGTGAACAGGCAGCGGAGCGGGCACGGCTGGTGTACGTCGCGCTCACGCGTGCCGTCTACCGCTGCTATCTGGTGGCAGGAACGTATCTGTCGTCGAAGTCCACGAAAGAATCGCGCCGTAGCGTGTTGAACTGGCTGGTGGGCGGCAGCGGTCATGTTTTCGACGACTGGCTCACCGATCCACCCGACGAAGCCTCGCTGGCCGCTCGCTGGCAGGCGCTGGCAGGCGGTCCGGTGACGTTGCAGGCATTGCCTGCGGTTGCTCGCAGGACGCCGCTGGAGAGCCTCGAGGACCACGGCGCGCACATGCAGGCGCGAGCCAACCGGCGGATGTTGCGCGACCAGTGGCGCATGGCGAGCTTTAGCGGCTTGATCGCGGCTGGCAGCAAGGCTGAAGAGTTGCATGCACCGGCCGAAGACGTGCGGCCCGATCACGATGAAATCGCCGATTCGATTGCCGTCGTGCCCGTGCCTGTTCCGCAAGCGCCGTCCTATGCCGAGGACGACATTCTCGGCTTTCCGCGCGGCGCGGCGGCGGGCGACTGTTTGCATCGGATGTTCGAGCTTGCGCAGTTCAACAATCCGGGCACGTGGCCGAAGGCTATCGAGGGAGCGCTCCGCGAGCGGCCCGCCCCGGCCACGCCCGAACTCGGCGCGCGTTTGCCCGCGATGATGCACAACCTGCTCGCCGATGTCGTCAGCACCGAACTCATGCCCGGCATGACGCTGGCCAGGCTCGATCCGCGGCGGCGAATGAACGAAATGGAGTTTCTGTTCGCGGCGCCGTCGCTTGGGTTCCCCGCGTTACGCGAGTTGCTGATCGAGCACGGCTACCCCGACGTCGCACTGGAGCCGGGCGTGTTGCGCGGCTTCGTCAAAGGGTTTATCGACATGATCGTCGAGCACGATGGCCGCTTCTGGATCGTCGACTGGAAGTCGAATCATCTCGGCGATACCGCTGCCGACTATGCCGCCGCGCCGCTCGAAGCGGCGATGGCAAGTCACGCGTATCACCTGCAGGCGCTGCTCTACACGGTCGCGCTGCATCGGTATCTGAAAACGCGGGTGCGCGATTATTCGTACGACACGCACATCGGCGGCTATCTTTATCTGTTCGTGCGGGGCGTGCGTCCTGATTGGCGTGACGCCGGTGAGGCCGCCGGTGTGCATCGGCGGCGGCCTGCTTTTGAACTTGTGGCGCTGCTCGATGCGGCCATGATCGGGGGTGTCGCATGA